A genomic stretch from Polaromonas hydrogenivorans includes:
- the tnpC gene encoding IS66 family transposase produces MPASSSNRFTRQLLRDATLEAQLAALKAASKETGNTPEPDTRRQPKRQALPEHLKRIEHHHEPENTTCGCGEAMVRIGEDVSERLDIIPAQFFVHRHIRGKWACKCCQTLLQEPVEPHIIDKGMPTAGLVAHTTVSRFVDHIPYYRQEQINARSGVHTPRSTLASWSGQAGAALLPLYAAHREFVLSCAVVHADETPVAMLDPGAGKTKRAYVWAYARGGFDVSPGVVYEFCLGRGARYPLEFLKGWSGTLISDGYGVYDQVLKQETRIGAACFAHARRKFDELVKDNLSPVGTQALQRMAALYQIERQVKGFSAEDRQAIRQSSSKPLCEDLHAWLKLERQRVPEGGATAKAIDYSLNRWEALTTYLADGNVQIDNNHLENLIRPWAMGRRAWLFAGSELAGQRAAIIMSLVQSALCRMRHSADYADRRTMPNGLASS; encoded by the coding sequence ATGCCCGCGTCAAGCTCAAACCGCTTTACCCGACAACTACTTCGTGACGCGACACTAGAGGCCCAACTCGCAGCACTGAAGGCGGCCTCCAAAGAAACGGGCAACACGCCAGAGCCCGACACCCGACGTCAGCCAAAGCGTCAGGCCCTGCCCGAGCACCTCAAACGGATAGAGCACCACCATGAGCCGGAGAACACGACCTGTGGCTGCGGCGAGGCGATGGTGCGTATCGGCGAAGACGTGAGCGAGCGCCTGGACATCATCCCCGCTCAATTTTTCGTGCACCGCCACATCCGCGGCAAGTGGGCCTGCAAGTGCTGCCAGACCCTGTTGCAAGAACCGGTGGAGCCACACATCATTGACAAGGGGATGCCCACGGCCGGTCTGGTGGCGCACACTACGGTAAGCCGCTTCGTTGACCACATTCCGTACTACCGCCAGGAGCAAATCAACGCCCGTTCCGGCGTTCACACACCGCGTTCCACGCTGGCGTCGTGGTCCGGCCAGGCAGGTGCAGCCTTGCTGCCTCTGTATGCGGCGCATCGGGAGTTTGTTCTCAGCTGTGCAGTGGTTCATGCCGACGAGACGCCGGTGGCCATGCTGGATCCCGGCGCGGGCAAGACCAAACGGGCCTACGTCTGGGCTTATGCCAGAGGCGGATTTGATGTTTCACCCGGCGTGGTGTATGAATTTTGCCTGGGCCGAGGGGCCAGGTACCCGCTGGAATTCCTCAAGGGCTGGTCGGGCACGCTCATCTCCGACGGGTACGGGGTGTACGACCAGGTCCTGAAGCAGGAAACCCGCATCGGCGCAGCTTGTTTCGCGCACGCACGTCGAAAGTTTGATGAACTGGTCAAGGACAACCTGAGTCCGGTGGGCACGCAGGCCCTACAGCGCATGGCAGCGCTCTACCAAATTGAGCGCCAGGTCAAAGGCTTCTCGGCTGAGGATCGGCAGGCCATCAGGCAATCGAGCTCCAAGCCGCTTTGCGAGGATCTGCACGCCTGGTTGAAGCTGGAGCGCCAACGCGTGCCCGAGGGCGGTGCCACGGCCAAGGCGATTGACTACAGCCTGAACCGCTGGGAAGCGCTGACAACTTACCTGGCCGACGGCAACGTCCAGATTGATAACAACCATCTTGAGAATCTGATTCGGCCATGGGCAATGGGGCGCCGGGCATGGTTGTTCGCAGGCAGCGAACTTGCCGGCCAACGTGCCGCCATCATCATGAGCCTGGTGCAGTCGGCCCTATGCCGGATGCGGCATAGTGCCGACTACGCCGACCGCCGAACTATGCCGAATGGGCTCGCTTCTTCCTGA
- a CDS encoding site-specific integrase — MTNTAEYLSRSRLFRRLRSGTHGHLVELYAARLVEVGLSRHGTWRSLNVVGNLLAWMTSHRTKLRSLDERMVERYLRHQGAKRTIQFDDRAALKRWLLTLRAVGTIAPAPVPMNTPLQQIFAEFGDYLRSERGLTVKTIAHHQPAIRRFLFEVCPGGVSDLGKINQDEVIRYVECHAQDGSPKSAKLMCWSLRAFLRYLHHTGLNPHALGGCVPSIRQWNLVGLPTYLSAAQVQKVLDSCDRASAVGRRDFAILLMLSKLGLRADEVATLTLDDIDWRAGEMLVRAKGRQRARMPIASDVGAGIAAYLQDGRPKSPCRQLFLRSLAPHTGFSSASAITMIAKTALKRAGIQGYAHQGAHIFRHSLATELLRSSATLSEIGQLLRHKNQDTTRIYAKVDIEALRTLSLPWPGGEQ; from the coding sequence ATGACTAATACGGCAGAGTATTTGAGCCGGAGCCGGCTGTTCCGGCGCCTGAGAAGCGGCACCCACGGGCATCTTGTGGAGTTGTACGCGGCGCGTCTTGTCGAGGTTGGGCTCAGTAGACACGGGACTTGGCGTTCTCTCAACGTGGTCGGCAATCTCTTGGCCTGGATGACAAGCCACCGGACTAAGCTGAGAAGTCTTGATGAACGCATGGTCGAGCGCTACCTGCGACACCAAGGAGCAAAGCGGACCATCCAATTCGACGACCGGGCCGCGCTGAAGCGGTGGCTGCTGACACTACGTGCCGTCGGCACAATTGCGCCGGCGCCGGTCCCGATGAACACGCCGCTACAGCAGATTTTCGCGGAGTTTGGCGACTATCTGCGAAGCGAGCGCGGTCTGACAGTAAAGACTATCGCGCACCATCAGCCTGCGATCCGTCGGTTCCTGTTTGAAGTCTGTCCCGGCGGCGTCAGCGATCTCGGCAAGATCAATCAGGACGAGGTGATTCGCTATGTCGAGTGTCACGCCCAGGATGGGAGCCCGAAGTCCGCCAAGTTGATGTGCTGGTCGCTGCGAGCGTTTCTCCGATACCTTCATCACACGGGATTGAACCCGCACGCATTGGGCGGCTGCGTTCCCTCGATCAGGCAATGGAACCTCGTAGGCCTCCCGACTTATCTTTCTGCGGCGCAGGTTCAGAAGGTTTTGGACAGTTGCGACCGGGCATCCGCGGTAGGACGACGTGATTTCGCCATTTTGCTGATGCTTTCCAAGCTCGGCCTGCGGGCTGATGAGGTCGCCACCCTCACTTTGGACGACATCGACTGGAGAGCTGGCGAGATGCTCGTTCGCGCCAAGGGCCGGCAGCGCGCCAGGATGCCGATTGCGTCAGACGTCGGCGCAGGGATCGCCGCCTATCTACAGGACGGTCGACCCAAGTCCCCCTGCCGTCAGCTATTTCTTCGCAGCCTTGCGCCCCACACCGGATTTTCGTCCGCCAGCGCAATCACGATGATCGCCAAGACCGCGCTCAAGCGTGCCGGCATCCAGGGCTACGCGCACCAGGGTGCCCATATTTTCCGGCACAGCCTGGCCACGGAACTCCTGCGCTCTAGTGCAACTTTGTCGGAGATCGGCCAGCTGCTGCGGCACAAGAACCAGGACACCACGCGGATCTACGCAAAGGTTGATATCGAGGCGCTCCGCACATTGAGCTTGCCGTGGCCGGGAGGTGAGCAATGA
- a CDS encoding tyrosine-type recombinase/integrase: MTDLHSALQRYLSMRKGFGFKYQHQTRRLADFVDCMDKRKATTITSKLAMEWATLPPGRHASWALRLTDVRGFARHIASFDPKTEVPPVGILPGLKRAKPYVYSDAEIDALLAAALSLPPSGALRRWTYHCLFGLIAVTGMRLSEVIGLQRDDVDLDAGVLTIRLTKFGKSRLVPVHPTTSAALRNYTQRRDAHLTTRRDPHFFVAERGGPLLRQYVHSVFWQLSRETGLRRPGDHTGPRMHDFRHRFAICTLLGWYREGSDIERMLPMLSTYLGHSCVRDTYWYLSACPELMQEAAQRLDRRWESQP, encoded by the coding sequence ATGACGGATCTACATTCGGCACTGCAGCGGTACCTGAGTATGCGCAAAGGGTTTGGATTCAAGTACCAGCATCAGACACGACGGCTCGCCGACTTCGTCGACTGCATGGACAAACGCAAGGCCACGACCATCACGTCGAAACTCGCGATGGAGTGGGCGACGCTACCGCCCGGCCGGCATGCGTCCTGGGCATTGCGGCTGACGGATGTTCGCGGCTTTGCGCGCCATATCGCAAGCTTCGATCCGAAGACGGAAGTGCCCCCGGTCGGAATCCTGCCGGGCCTGAAGCGTGCCAAGCCCTACGTCTATAGCGATGCAGAGATCGATGCGTTGCTGGCAGCAGCCCTGTCCTTGCCGCCATCAGGTGCTCTGCGCCGCTGGACTTACCACTGCCTGTTCGGACTCATCGCGGTGACGGGCATGCGTTTGTCCGAGGTGATCGGCCTTCAACGTGACGACGTCGACCTGGACGCCGGTGTGCTGACGATTCGACTGACCAAGTTTGGGAAGTCACGACTCGTACCCGTGCATCCAACGACAAGCGCAGCGCTACGCAATTACACGCAACGGCGCGATGCCCATCTAACAACGCGCCGCGACCCACATTTCTTCGTTGCGGAGCGAGGCGGACCACTGTTGCGTCAATACGTTCATAGCGTCTTCTGGCAGTTGTCGCGTGAGACTGGTCTGCGGCGTCCTGGCGATCACACGGGACCACGCATGCACGACTTTCGGCACCGATTCGCCATTTGCACGCTGTTGGGCTGGTATCGCGAAGGCAGCGATATCGAGAGGATGCTCCCAATGCTTTCCACCTATCTTGGCCACTCCTGCGTGCGGGACACCTATTGGTACCTCTCGGCATGCCCGGAGCTGATGCAAGAGGCGGCGCAGCGTCTTGATCGAAGGTGGGAGAGTCAACCATGA
- a CDS encoding tyrosine-type recombinase/integrase, whose protein sequence is MKPVGCNLAPLVERYFTERLIRQQNVSANTIASYRDTFRLLLKFAKERLRKDPSALTLDELDAPFIGAFLTDLEMNRGTSVTTRNLRLTAIRSFFRFVSFEEPAHSALIQRVLAIPSKRHDKREVNFLTRSEIEAVLAAPDRVTWIGHRDHTLLLLATQTGLRLSELTGLRREAIHLGTGAHVRCVGKGRKERCTPLTRYAQIALQAWLKVPARRGAITLFPNLHGGQLSADSVQSLLAKYVGVASKTCPSLASKRVSPHVLRHSAAMELLQAGVDCSVIALWLGHESIETTQLYLHAHLALKEAALAKLEPYKQCKRLRFRPEDHLLAFLEAL, encoded by the coding sequence ATGAAGCCCGTCGGCTGCAACCTCGCCCCGCTCGTCGAGCGCTACTTTACCGAACGGCTTATCCGTCAGCAAAACGTTAGCGCCAATACGATTGCATCCTACAGAGACACGTTCAGATTGTTGCTCAAGTTTGCAAAGGAGAGGCTTCGCAAGGATCCCTCTGCCCTGACCCTCGATGAACTGGACGCGCCTTTCATCGGCGCGTTTTTGACCGATCTCGAGATGAATCGCGGCACCAGCGTCACGACACGCAACCTGCGCCTGACCGCCATCCGCTCCTTCTTCCGCTTCGTGTCCTTCGAGGAGCCGGCTCACAGCGCCCTTATCCAACGCGTGCTCGCAATACCGAGCAAGCGACACGATAAGCGTGAAGTGAATTTTCTGACGCGTTCCGAGATCGAAGCCGTCCTTGCTGCGCCCGATCGCGTGACGTGGATCGGCCACCGTGATCACACATTGCTACTGCTCGCGACCCAGACCGGCTTACGCCTCTCCGAGTTGACCGGCTTGCGCAGGGAGGCTATTCATCTCGGCACCGGTGCGCATGTTCGGTGTGTGGGCAAAGGCCGCAAGGAGCGATGTACCCCACTGACGAGATACGCCCAGATCGCGCTTCAGGCGTGGCTCAAGGTGCCGGCGCGGCGTGGCGCCATAACCTTGTTCCCCAACCTGCACGGAGGCCAGCTCAGTGCTGATAGCGTCCAGTCGCTGCTGGCTAAATATGTGGGCGTCGCCAGCAAGACATGCCCATCGCTGGCATCCAAGCGTGTGTCACCGCACGTCCTGAGGCACAGCGCGGCAATGGAGCTCCTGCAGGCGGGCGTCGACTGTTCGGTGATCGCGTTGTGGCTCGGTCATGAATCAATCGAGACCACGCAGCTCTACCTTCATGCCCACCTCGCCCTCAAGGAGGCAGCTCTCGCAAAGCTTGAGCCATACAAGCAATGCAAGCGCCTTCGCTTCCGCCCTGAGGATCACCTGCTCGCCTTTCTCGAGGCACTGTAA
- the tnpC gene encoding IS66 family transposase, with translation MLRVDQLSAQDFVGLSPGAAAELAARVLAHVGEQSRQIESQAQAIGFRDAKIASITFELRRLKAWRFGAKTECMSAEQRQLFEETLAADQADLEAQLAALKAASKETGNTPEPDTRRQPKRQALPEHLKRIEHHHEPENTTCGCGEAMVRIGEDVSERLDIIPAQFFVHRHIRGKWACKCCQTLLQEPVEPHIIDKGMPTAGLVAHTTVSRFVDHIPYYRQEQINARSGVHTPRSTLASWSGQAGAALLPLYAAHREFVLSCAVVHADETPVAMLDPGAGKTKRAYVWAYARGGFDVSPGVVYEFCLGRGARYPLEFLKGWSGTLISDGYGVYDQVLKQETRIGAACFAHARRKFDELVKDNLSPVGTQALQRMAALYQIERQVKGFSAEDRQAIRQSSSKPLCEDLHAWLKLERQRVPEGGATAKAIDYSLNRWEALTTYLADGNVQIDNNHLENLIRPWAMGRRAWLFAGSELAGQRAAIIMSLVQSALCRMRHSADYADRRTMPNGLASS, from the coding sequence ATGCTCCGCGTGGACCAACTCAGCGCCCAAGACTTTGTCGGTCTGAGCCCTGGCGCCGCTGCCGAATTGGCCGCCCGTGTGTTGGCACACGTTGGCGAGCAGAGCCGGCAAATCGAATCCCAGGCCCAGGCCATCGGGTTCAGGGATGCCAAGATCGCAAGCATCACCTTTGAGCTGCGCCGCCTCAAGGCCTGGCGCTTCGGTGCCAAGACCGAATGCATGTCTGCCGAGCAGCGCCAGTTGTTTGAAGAAACGCTGGCAGCCGACCAGGCAGACCTAGAGGCCCAACTCGCAGCACTGAAGGCGGCCTCCAAAGAAACGGGCAACACGCCAGAGCCCGACACCCGACGTCAGCCAAAGCGTCAGGCCCTGCCCGAGCACCTCAAACGGATAGAGCACCACCATGAGCCGGAGAACACGACCTGTGGCTGCGGCGAGGCGATGGTGCGTATCGGCGAAGACGTGAGCGAGCGCCTGGACATCATCCCCGCTCAATTTTTCGTGCACCGCCACATCCGCGGCAAGTGGGCCTGCAAGTGCTGCCAGACCCTGTTGCAAGAACCGGTGGAGCCACACATCATTGACAAGGGGATGCCCACGGCCGGTCTGGTGGCGCACACTACGGTAAGCCGCTTCGTTGACCACATTCCGTACTACCGCCAGGAGCAAATCAACGCCCGTTCCGGCGTTCACACACCGCGTTCCACGCTGGCGTCGTGGTCCGGCCAGGCAGGTGCAGCCTTGCTGCCTCTGTATGCGGCGCATCGGGAGTTTGTTCTCAGCTGTGCAGTGGTTCATGCCGACGAGACGCCGGTGGCCATGCTGGATCCCGGCGCGGGCAAGACCAAACGGGCCTACGTCTGGGCTTATGCCAGAGGCGGATTTGATGTTTCACCCGGCGTGGTGTATGAATTTTGCCTGGGCCGAGGGGCCAGGTACCCGCTGGAATTCCTCAAGGGCTGGTCGGGCACGCTCATCTCCGACGGGTACGGGGTGTACGACCAGGTCCTGAAGCAGGAAACCCGCATCGGCGCAGCTTGTTTCGCGCACGCACGTCGAAAGTTTGATGAACTGGTCAAGGACAACCTGAGTCCGGTGGGCACGCAGGCCCTACAGCGCATGGCAGCGCTCTACCAAATTGAGCGCCAGGTCAAAGGCTTCTCGGCTGAGGATCGGCAGGCCATCAGGCAATCGAGCTCCAAGCCGCTTTGCGAGGATCTGCACGCCTGGTTGAAGCTGGAGCGCCAACGCGTGCCCGAGGGCGGTGCCACGGCCAAGGCGATTGACTACAGCCTGAACCGCTGGGAAGCGCTGACAACTTACCTGGCCGACGGCAACGTCCAGATTGATAACAACCATCTTGAGAATCTGATTCGGCCATGGGCAATGGGGCGCCGGGCATGGTTGTTCGCAGGCAGCGAACTTGCCGGCCAACGTGCCGCCATCATCATGAGCCTGGTGCAGTCGGCCCTATGCCGGATGCGGCATAGTGCCGACTACGCCGACCGCCGAACTATGCCGAATGGGCTCGCTTCTTCCTGA
- the tnpB gene encoding IS66 family insertion sequence element accessory protein TnpB (TnpB, as the term is used for proteins encoded by IS66 family insertion elements, is considered an accessory protein, since TnpC, encoded by a neighboring gene, is a DDE family transposase.) codes for MIRIDALWLATTPIDMRMGTERLLARVVQVFGAAQAHHGYLFANARGNRMKLLLHDGFGMWCAARRLNQGGFEWPRAGADRATSMTLTKQQFDALVLGLPWSRLEQMQSITRV; via the coding sequence ATGATCCGCATTGACGCGCTGTGGCTGGCAACCACCCCGATAGACATGCGCATGGGAACGGAGCGTTTGTTGGCACGGGTGGTGCAGGTGTTCGGGGCGGCCCAGGCCCATCATGGATACCTCTTTGCTAACGCCCGTGGCAACCGCATGAAGCTGCTGCTGCACGATGGCTTTGGCATGTGGTGCGCGGCCCGGCGGCTCAATCAAGGCGGGTTTGAATGGCCACGCGCTGGCGCCGATAGGGCCACCTCGATGACGCTGACAAAGCAGCAATTCGATGCCCTGGTGTTGGGACTTCCGTGGAGCCGGCTGGAACAAATGCAGTCCATTACGCGGGTGTAG
- the tnpA gene encoding IS66-like element accessory protein TnpA, translating into MASKTRTTQVPKRRFYSPELKLQVVQTCAQPGASIAAVALQHGINANIVHRWIREHSQGTLVIEPQAFVPVTLSTEPEPVAIQPVAVAATAEIRMELRRGTSSVTVMWPSELASDCGAWLREWLR; encoded by the coding sequence ATGGCGAGTAAGACTCGCACCACCCAGGTCCCCAAGCGCCGGTTCTACAGCCCTGAACTCAAGCTGCAGGTTGTCCAGACATGCGCGCAGCCTGGCGCGTCCATTGCTGCAGTAGCCCTGCAACACGGCATCAATGCCAACATCGTGCACCGATGGATACGTGAGCATAGCCAGGGAACGCTGGTCATTGAGCCACAGGCGTTTGTGCCGGTCACCTTGAGCACGGAGCCCGAACCCGTTGCCATCCAACCTGTGGCGGTGGCGGCCACGGCAGAAATCCGAATGGAATTGCGGCGCGGCACCTCCTCGGTGACGGTGATGTGGCCGAGCGAACTGGCAAGCGATTGTGGCGCCTGGCTGCGCGAGTGGCTACGATGA
- a CDS encoding cytochrome P450 — MSADPRPPALARPLMDAAFLANPYPAYQALRETGPIHWSEEFFGGAWLLTRHADVELVLRDPRFSAQRTGAWVKDREDAPGELKGFQQLFARALLFLDAPDHPRIRKVLNAGFRPDVLQGLAPHIEQVVTELLDRVAHLESFDFIEAVARPLPVRVITLLMGIEQPQHQDFMAWSEDLASFIGEPRPSREQARRAQASLLGMSRYFDCLLALKRKTPGDDLVSRLAQAEARGEIQDGAELLAQCAMLLFAGHETTRHLLGSGLQALLSHPAQWHRLRREPELLPGAVRELLRFDSPVQYTGRRVATDLVLHGQQLRRGDLVLPLIGAASRDPARYLDPDTLDITRSQGSSLAFGSGPHVCMGAALTLMEAKMVFGQLLKRWPGLSLVDAAPRWSDKPAYRGLVMLPLRYQAIA, encoded by the coding sequence ATGAGCGCTGACCCGAGGCCGCCAGCGCTGGCGCGTCCGCTCATGGATGCCGCCTTCCTGGCCAATCCCTACCCGGCTTACCAAGCCCTGCGGGAGACCGGCCCGATCCACTGGAGCGAGGAATTTTTCGGCGGCGCCTGGCTGCTCACGCGCCATGCCGATGTCGAGCTGGTGCTGCGCGATCCGCGCTTTTCGGCGCAGCGCACCGGCGCCTGGGTCAAGGACCGGGAGGATGCACCGGGCGAGTTGAAAGGCTTTCAGCAGCTGTTTGCCCGCGCGCTGCTGTTTCTCGACGCGCCCGACCACCCGCGCATCCGCAAGGTGCTCAATGCCGGCTTTCGGCCTGATGTGCTGCAAGGGCTGGCGCCGCACATCGAGCAGGTCGTCACCGAACTGCTTGATCGGGTAGCGCACCTGGAAAGTTTTGACTTCATCGAGGCCGTTGCCCGGCCCTTGCCGGTGCGGGTGATCACGCTGCTCATGGGCATCGAGCAGCCGCAGCATCAAGACTTCATGGCCTGGTCGGAAGACCTGGCCAGCTTTATCGGCGAGCCCAGGCCCTCGCGCGAGCAGGCGCGGCGGGCGCAAGCCAGCCTGCTGGGCATGAGCCGCTATTTCGATTGCCTGCTGGCGCTCAAACGTAAAACGCCAGGCGACGACCTGGTCAGCCGCCTGGCGCAGGCCGAGGCTAGGGGCGAGATCCAGGATGGCGCCGAGTTGCTTGCGCAATGCGCCATGCTGCTGTTCGCCGGCCATGAAACCACGCGCCACCTGCTGGGCAGTGGCCTGCAGGCGCTCTTGAGCCATCCGGCGCAGTGGCACCGCCTGCGGCGCGAACCCGAACTGCTGCCCGGAGCGGTGCGCGAGCTGCTGCGCTTTGACAGCCCGGTGCAGTACACCGGGCGGCGCGTGGCGACCGACTTGGTGCTGCACGGCCAGCAGCTGCGCCGGGGCGACCTGGTGCTGCCCCTGATCGGCGCGGCCAGCCGCGACCCGGCGCGCTACCTTGATCCCGACACGCTCGACATCACGCGCAGCCAGGGCAGTTCGCTGGCCTTCGGCTCGGGGCCGCATGTGTGCATGGGCGCGGCGCTCACGCTCATGGAGGCCAAAATGGTCTTTGGCCAGTTGCTGAAAAGATGGCCCGGGCTCAGCCTGGTCGATGCCGCGCCGCGCTGGAGCGACAAGCCGGCTTATCGGGGGCTGGTGATGCTGCCGCTGCGATACCAGGCAATCGCCTGA
- the bioB gene encoding biotin synthase BioB: protein MTTIATIPVSSLRRAPAVVKAPQAPLRWEVADVAALYELPFMDLLFRAQQLHREHFDANEVQLSTLLSIKTGGCAEDCGYCPQAASADSGVAATKLMPLAEVMEAAQAAKDQGATRFCMGAAWRSPKERDMENVTEMVREVRALGLETCMTLGMLEAEQAQALKDAGLDYYNHNLDSSPEFYGDIITTRTYQDRLDTLGHVREAGINVCCGGIVGMGESRLQRAGLIAQLANLSPYPESVPINNLVPVPGTPLADTPPLDPFEFVRTIAVARITMPLTMVRLSAGREQMAESLQALCFAAGANSIFYGDKLLTTTNPQADRDRQLFDRLGLKVQGARPAAQ from the coding sequence ATGACCACCATTGCCACCATTCCCGTTTCATCCCTGCGCCGCGCACCTGCGGTTGTCAAAGCTCCGCAAGCGCCGCTTCGCTGGGAAGTCGCGGACGTGGCGGCCCTGTACGAGCTACCGTTCATGGACCTGCTGTTTCGCGCCCAGCAGTTGCATCGCGAACACTTCGATGCCAACGAGGTGCAGCTCTCGACGCTGCTGTCGATTAAGACCGGCGGCTGCGCCGAGGACTGCGGCTACTGCCCGCAGGCGGCCAGCGCAGACAGCGGCGTCGCAGCCACGAAACTGATGCCGCTGGCCGAGGTGATGGAGGCCGCGCAGGCCGCCAAGGACCAGGGTGCTACCCGTTTCTGCATGGGCGCGGCCTGGCGCAGCCCGAAAGAGCGCGACATGGAAAACGTGACCGAGATGGTGCGCGAGGTCCGCGCCCTGGGCCTGGAAACCTGCATGACGCTGGGCATGCTGGAAGCTGAGCAGGCGCAGGCGCTCAAAGACGCTGGCCTGGACTACTACAACCACAACCTGGACAGCTCGCCCGAGTTCTATGGCGACATCATCACCACCCGCACCTACCAGGATCGGTTAGATACCCTGGGCCATGTGCGCGAAGCGGGCATCAATGTCTGCTGCGGCGGCATTGTCGGCATGGGCGAAAGCCGACTCCAGCGCGCAGGACTCATCGCGCAACTCGCCAACCTGAGCCCTTATCCTGAATCGGTGCCCATCAACAACCTGGTTCCCGTGCCCGGCACGCCGCTGGCGGACACCCCGCCGCTGGACCCGTTCGAGTTCGTGCGCACGATTGCCGTGGCCCGCATCACCATGCCGCTGACCATGGTGCGCCTGTCGGCCGGACGCGAGCAGATGGCGGAAAGCCTGCAGGCGCTGTGCTTTGCCGCTGGCGCGAACTCGATTTTCTACGGCGACAAGCTGCTGACCACGACTAATCCGCAAGCCGACCGCGACCGCCAGCTGTTTGACCGCCTGGGCTTGAAAGTCCAGGGCGCCCGTCCCGCAGCGCAGTAA
- the bioD gene encoding dethiobiotin synthase, which yields MDDQALHGCFVAGTDTGVGKTHISAALLQWCAQQGWRSAGLKPVAAGTTLIDGQPVNEDVQALRQACSVNLSDAEVGPLQFKAACAPEIAAALEHRHIDPVTIFSAARHLARCADVVVIEGVGGFCVPLGPDWDTAALAVALGLPVVLVVGLRLGCLSHTLLTAEAIRARGLPLAGWIANATEPDMAHSAANLASLRHEMTRRHQAPCLGMVPWLDAPEPAAVAAHLDTAALQRVFHRIPFVPTLFT from the coding sequence TTGGACGATCAAGCGCTGCACGGCTGCTTCGTTGCCGGCACCGACACCGGCGTGGGCAAGACCCACATCAGCGCGGCGCTGCTGCAGTGGTGCGCGCAGCAGGGCTGGCGCAGCGCGGGTTTGAAGCCCGTGGCAGCAGGCACGACACTGATTGACGGCCAACCCGTTAATGAGGACGTGCAGGCCCTGCGCCAGGCCTGCTCGGTGAATTTGAGCGATGCCGAAGTCGGGCCGCTGCAGTTCAAGGCCGCCTGCGCCCCGGAGATTGCCGCTGCCCTGGAACACCGGCATATCGATCCGGTAACGATTTTTTCCGCCGCCCGCCATCTGGCTAGATGCGCCGATGTTGTGGTGATTGAAGGCGTGGGCGGATTTTGCGTGCCGCTCGGCCCTGACTGGGACACGGCCGCCCTGGCAGTGGCCCTTGGCTTGCCGGTGGTGCTGGTGGTCGGCCTGCGCCTGGGCTGCCTGAGCCACACTTTGTTGACGGCCGAGGCCATCCGCGCGCGCGGCTTGCCGCTGGCCGGCTGGATTGCCAATGCTACCGAGCCCGACATGGCGCACAGCGCTGCCAACCTGGCCAGCCTGCGCCATGAAATGACGCGCCGCCACCAAGCACCCTGCCTGGGCATGGTGCCTTGGCTGGACGCACCGGAACCCGCCGCCGTGGCGGCCCACCTGGATACCGCAGCCCTCCAAAGGGTGTTTCACCGCATCCCTTTTGTCCCGACCCTTTTCACCTGA